A window of Chlorobium phaeobacteroides DSM 266 genomic DNA:
TGTGGTTGCGGTGTGGCATTCAGGTTTATACAAGCAATAGCCGAGCAACTTGATACGGGTATGGAGAGCTGGCAGAAATATTTTGATCTGGTTGCCATTGCAACTGCCGCTGATATGGTTGTTCTGGAAAAGGAAAACAGAACGTATGTGCGTGAAGGATTGCAGAGAATAAGAACCAGTCCAAGGAGCAGCCTTGCCCAGATGCTTGGCATTATGAATGTTGATGCCGATATGATGTCGATGTTTACCATAGCGTTCGGAATTGCACCAAGAATAAATGCCGCAGGGCGAATGGAGTCGGCAACGCTGGCCGTGAAGTGGCTTCTTTCCGATTCGGTTGAGGATTCACAGCAACATGCCGGAGAGCTCGAGCAGTTGAACGCCCTGCGCAGAAAAATCGATGCCGAGATTTTCATTCAGGCAGAAAAAATGATTGCCGGTCATTTTGCATCCTACTGTTCTTCGATTGTTCTCTATGACGAGGAGTGGCATCTTGGTGTTCTTGGTATTGTCGCCTCGAAAATGCTTGAAAAATACTATCTGCCCACCGTGATCATGGGTAACATGAATGGACTTGTCAAAGGGTCGGTGAGAAGCGTGGACGGGCTTAATATCTATGAAGTGCTTCAGGAGTGCGGTGAGTATCTTGAGCAGTTTGGGGGGCATAATCAGGCCGCAGGTATTACACTCAGACCGGAAAACCTTGCCGGGTTTCGAAAAAGATTTGATGAGATCTGCCGGGATCTTCAGCCAGTCGAACTTCGTCAGAAAGAGGTTCTGATCGATTCCGTCCTTGCCCTTGAAGATGTTACCGATAAATTCATGAACGTGCTTGCAGAGTTTGCTCCCTACGGGTATGGAAACCGGGAGCCGCTGTTTGTTTCAGACCAGGTTCTCCTGCAAGGACGTCCCCGTTTGCTCAAGGAACGGCATGTCAAGTTTTCAGTCAGGGATAAACATGACCGGATATTTGATGTTATAGGATTTGATCGTCGCGATATCTATGAGGATCTTGCTGCTTCGAATACTCCTGTTGTTGCCATGGTCTACTCTCTTGAAAAGAGAAGCTGGAATAACCGTGAACATTGGCAGATCAGGCTTAAAGACCTCTCGATTACTCAGGATCAGCCATGGAAGGAGTAGAATCTTCAGCAGAGGGAAGACTTTTTTCATGTCTTGTTCTGCCGAGAATACCAGCAAGAGACGAAATGGCTGAAATTCCGAAGAAAATAAGCGATAATGCCACTCCCGTGCTGGTTTCAAGATGAATATAATCAAGAAGGTAGTAAAAGGTAATTTCCCTCGCACCGGCACCACCAATGGTGATTGGCAGTATTGTCGCAACGGTTGACATCAGAAAAATTGAAAGATAGTCAATGATGTGGGTAGTGGAGGAGATCGCTTTAAGAATAAAGAGTGCCGAGATAACCTGCGTTGACTGAATGATAAGCGACTCGAGCGTGGTGACCGCAAAAACGGGTATGAACTGCCGGTAGAACAGCTTGTTGAGCAGGAGCGCAAAGGGGTAGAGCAGAATAAGCAACCCCCATGCATAGGGAACAAGGTCGGGCAGTTTAGCCGCAAATGAGCTTTGCAGGAGCAGAATAAGGGAGAGAACTATAAGAGCAACAATGCCGCAGATACGGTCCCAGAGAACAGCGTTGAAAACATTGATTGTTTTTAAGCTGTGATTTTTTTTCAGGACATATATTTTATAACCGTCTCCTCCGATGCCGCCAGGCAGAAAAAGATTGTAGAACATTCCAAGGTAGTAGAGCTTCAGATTGTAGCTCGCTGACAGCCTGATGCCGATGACTTTGAAAAAACGGTTAAGTCGAAGGGCATTGAGGATTTTGGAGATGTTGAAAAACAGAAGCGCGAGGAGAAGATACCATGGATCTGCTTTGCGGATAATGCCGGCAAGTTGTGCTATATCAGTTTTGGTCAGGACAAGAAAAAGTGCCAGACAGGTGACAAGAAGCTGAATCAGTGTCTTGAGCAGCTTTATCGTGCGGGAGTTAATCTTTGCCAACGATCTTTTTGATGATATAGGGTTTTTTGTTCTGTGATTCGTAGTAGGTGCGCATGATGAACTCGGCAATAAACCCGGTGGTAATCAACTGAATTCCGATAAAGGTAAGAATCACGCCAAGAGTTAAAAGTGGTCTGCCGCCGATTTCATGGCCGAGAATTTTCAGGGCGACCAGATAAAGGTTGATGGCAAGACCTAAAAACAGGGTTGAAAAACCAAGGGTGCCAAACAGGTGCATTGGTTTTTGGCTGTACTTCTGGAAAAAAACCATGAACAACAGATCACTCAGCACCTTGAAGGTTCTGCCTATACCATATTTCGACTCTCCGAACTGCCTCGGGTGGTGGCGAACGTCAACCTCTTCCATTTTTGCTCCGTAAAGCTGAACAAGTACGGGAATAAACCGGTGCAGTTCTCCGTAAAGACCGAGATTTTTTGCGACATCTTTTTTAAAGATTTTCAGCGTGCAGCCGTAATCATGGATATGCACACCGGTGATGTTTCGGATGATCGCGTTTGCAATGGCGCTTGGAATTTTTCTCAGCACCATGCCGTCCTTTCTGTTCGCTCTTCTTCCTGCAATCACATCGAGATCATGGTCGTACAGATAGCTCATCATCATGGGAATATCTCCCGGGTCATTCTGCAGGTCGCCGTCAAGGGTGGCAATCAGTTCACCGTGAGCACTGTCGATACCTGCCGCCATGGCGGTTGTCTGGCCATAGTTCTTGTTCAGGACAACGAGCCGGGCGTTCGGAGGGGCAAAAGCCTCTATTTCGGCAACGGTACCATCCGTTGAGCCGTCATCGACAAGAATGATCTCGTGATCAACCGATCCGAGTGCAGCCGCAAGAGCATCGAACAGCGGTTTGATGCTCTTTTCTTCGTTCATGACCGGAATGACTACCGAGAGTTTGATGGTCACGGAATCGTTTATTTATTGTTTACCAGTACAATGCCGTGCTTCTGGTAGAGTACATCAGGATTGTCAAACCCTGGAAGGTATTTGACGGTTGTAAGCACGATATCGCCCTTTTCGGGAGCTCGTCTCTCTGCAAAAGTTTCGGAATATACGAAAAAAGAGGGGTAATAGACTTTCCACATCACAACTTTATACCCCTCCTTTCTGGCAAGAATTGCCGCTTCCCTGACCGGTATCTGCAGGAGTTCGGCTGCAATGGGCATCAGGAAGAGATTCACCAGCAGCGTCAGAACAACCCCCTGCGCGATCAGCCTTCCTGAAGCTTTCAGCACAGGGATCGTTATCGTGGCCACAAGGAGCAGCCCGCTTACCCCGATGACCATGAGATACGTACTATCAAGAATGATACGGGCATCATGGAGGATGGCAGTGATATAGGCATCATCAATCCGTTCCATTGCCATGGGGAGAGCATACGGGAGGGCCCCCAGGAGGGTGATAAAGAGCAGAGGCCATACTACCAGCAGTTTCGGGTGTTTGCCGGAATCGAATACTCTTGCCATCAGGAGAAAAAGAGGCGTATATCCGTAGATCATATAGTGCGGCAGTTTGGTGCCGGAAAGCGAAAAAAAGATGAATACAAAGCCGAACCAGATTGCAAGAAAGATGTTGAGCGGCTCGGCAAGCAGTTTTTTCAGGTTGAAGAGCGTGGTGAACAGGAGGCCGGTAAATGGCATAAGTCCCAGGAGAATGACCGGAAAATAGTAGAAGAGAGATCCGGAATGCCCTTCGAGCGAGGAGTTGAAACGGTTGATATTATGTTTGAAAAAAAACCCCTGAATAAAGGCCATGCCCTGATCGAGGTATTCGAGCGTGTACCATGGCATCACAATAAGAAGAAAAATGATGATGCCTGTCGGGTTCAGAACGGTCGTGAGCCATTTTTTCAGTGATCTCTGCTGAAGCGAGAAAAGAAAGGAAACAGCAAGAGGAATAAGCATCGCTATCGGACCCTTGGTCAGAACACCCAGCCCGATAGCCGCAAAGGCAAGGTTTCTGGCAGGTTTCGATCCGGTAGTCAGATGCCGGTATACAGCAAACATGCTGACGGCAAGAAAGCAGTTCAAAAGAGCATCGGCAATGGCGGCCTTGGCAATGATGGTCACCTGCAGGGAGAGAATCATGAGCGCAGCGGCCAGAAACGCCCTGCGGGAACCGAGTTCCTTTCGGGCAAAAAGATAGATAGCTCCAGCCCAGATCGCACTGGCAAGCGCAGAGGGGAGCCTGAAAGCGAATTCGGTCATTCCGAAAAGGGTTACCGAAAGCGCCTGGAACCAGTAGATTAGAATAGGCTTGTCAAATCGTGGCACTCCATTGAGGTAGGTGGTCAGATAGTTTTTGGTCGCAAGCATTTCCCGGGTTGCCTCGCTGAATGCCCCTTCGTCAACATCAAAGAGCGGCCCGGAACCGAGACCGTAAAAAAAACTTGCAATGACCAGAACCCCTACTATCGAGGCATGGATAATTTTGTTATAGTTTTGTCTCTCCGGCAGCATTACAATGTGTCATGAAATAACGTTGATAAAGGAAAGCGGTTGATGCAAGACCAAGCAGGGACCCGGCCAGCACATCGCTGATATAGTGCTTGTTAATGGCGATACGGCTGAAGGCGATCAAAATGGCAGCAGTAAAAAAAAACAGCCTGAATCGTGGAAAAAGCAGGGATAGCGCGGCTGCCGCACTGAATGCCGTTGCGGAATGCCCTGACGGAAACGATGTCCATGCATGTTCCCATCGAAAAAAATCCATTCCGTACATTCCGTCGTTCAGGTAGAGTTTTGGTCGGGCTCTGCCGAGGATATACTTAATCAGATCGGCGGCAAGACCCGAGAGAGCGACGGTAGAAAAAACAAAAAGACCGGCTGAAGCCGCATGTTTTTGTCCGTTTCGGAAAAGAATAAACAAAAGAAATCCCGGAACAAGATACCACTCGGATTGTCCTAAAATGGTAATTCCGCTGAAGAAGCTGAAAAAAGTCGAATCGTTGCTTTGACGCATAAGAAGCGCCGTCGGAATGTCAACATAGAGATAGCAGAAAATAATCAGCAGCACGGAGCTTGCGGCAGCAGGTATCCAGAAACGACGAGAGGTCATGGGAAAGTCAAAAGTGATGCAAGCACGTAATATTCATGTGCTCCGTTCGCCTTGCACACAGGCAAGAGAGGACGAGTTTGGAGAAATGCCGGATTCTTCCGGGAAAATACATTAAATTTCTTCACACTCACAAAAGAGTGAGGGATGTTGTTTTGACGCATGTAAACTGGATACACTATGGAGCTGAACGCCGAGGATGAGATCATCCTGCTGTTGTCGTGCCCGGACAGACCCGGACTTGTTTCACGCATCACCGGATTTATCTGTGACCGTGGAGGTAATATTCTCAATTTGAACGAACATGTCGATACCGGAGATAAAACCTTTTTTATAAGGATAGCCTGGAGCATCGAGAGTTCGCCACTCTCGCTTGATGAGCTTGAACGAGCGTTCATGCCGCTTGCTCTTGAACTCGGCGCTGCCTGGAAAATTCGTGAAAGCGGCAAAAAGACCCGTATGGCGATTTTTGTCTCAAAGTACGATCACTGTCTGCAGGAGATCCTCTGGCGACATAGCATGGGCGAGTTTGCCATCGATATCGCGCTCATCGTTTCGAATCATCCCGACCTGAAACCACTTGCAGACCATTACGGGATCGACTATCATCTGTTTGAAACAGACCGTAAGAGTAAAGCTGATGTTGAGCGGGATGAGCTTGCCCTGCTTGAACAGTACGGTATTGATACCGTTGTGCTGGCCCGATATATGCAGATATTGTCACCGCATTTTGTTGAACGTTATCCATCGAGAATTATCAACATCCATCACTCATTTCTCCCTGCGTTTGTCGGGGGGAACCCCTATCGGCAGGCATATGAAAGGGGGGTGAAAATTATTGGCGCCACAAGCCATTATGTTACCGAAGATCTTGATGAAGGTCCGATTATCGAGCAGGATATCATCAGGATAACCCACAAGGACCGGCTTGCAGATCTTATTCGCAAGGGTCGCGATCTCGAACGCATGGTACTTGCCCGCGCTATCAGGTTCCATGCCGAGCACCGTATTCTGGTCAACGGAAAAAAGACCGTCGTGTTTGAATGAAAAGAGGTGTTATACCAATAGCATTGATGTGCGATTCAAGGGCTGCGTGTCGGGAAGAGCAAAAGGATAATATAACGGGCTTTATCTCATGGCCAACAACGCTGTATCAGCAGGTGATCATCATCATCATTCCGACGGGCATGATCATGTTCATCATCACGCTGCGAAAAATATCAAAACCGCATTTTTTCTTAATCTTGGCTTTACCCTTGTTGAAATAATCGGTGGTTTTATTACCGGCAGTACGGCAATTCTTGCCAATGCCGTGCACGATCTTGGAGATTCGTTTGCGCTTGGCCAGGCATGGTATTTTGAACGTCTCTCCGGTGAAAAAAGCAACGCCCGCTACTCCTATGGTTACAAGCGCTTTTCGCTTCTTGGCGCGCTTATCAGCACCGTGTTTCTTCTTGGCAGTTCGCTCTTTGTGCTGGCCGGGGCTGTGCCAAGGATTCTTCATCCCCATCATCCTGATGCGGGCGGGATGATTCTTCTTGCGGTCATCGGTGTTGCCGTCAACGGCATCGCCATGGCAAGGCTGTCAAAAGAGAGCGGCATGAACGCAAGGGTTGTTGCACTGCACCTTCTTGAAGATGTGCTTGGATGGCTAACGGTGCTTCTTGTCGGTATTGTGCTCATATTCTGGAACTTGCCCGTTCTCGATCCGGTGCTTGCGGTACTCATCACCCTCTACATCCTTCGCGGCGTCGTAAAAAATCTCATGGCACAGATTCCTGTTTTTCTCCAGGCGGTACCTGCCGAACTCGATCTTTCAGCAATTTCAGCCGAAATAGAAGCAATGAGTACGGTTCGGGCTGTTCATCATGCGCACATCTGGTCGCTTGACGGCAGTCACAACGTCTTTACCGTCCACCTTGAAGTTGAACGGATGCTCGATGCCGAAGATTACATGCAGTTGAAAGACCGCATTAAAACCCTTGTTAAACAACACGGCATCTACCACTCAACCGTCGAGATCGAGTTTCCCGGCGAGATATGCCGGAATATGCCTGATGCCGGGACTGGGTAGTAGGGTGTGGGTAGTAGGGTGTGGGGAGTGGGTTTGTTTATTTTCCTGAATGTCTTCGTGTTACCGGTAAATTTTTTTCTGTCATCCCGATTTTTTTCCTGTCATCCCGAACGGAGAGAGGGATCTCAATGCAATGGCGGGGTGATTGTGGTAGAGAAAAGGAGAAGGGAGAGATTTCTCTCTCCGTTCGAAATGACAAGAGGGGGTGGAATGGGGTGTGGTGGGATGTGTTACGTTGGGTAATGGGTAATGGGTAATGGGTAATGGGTAATGGGTAATGGGTAATGGGTAATGGGTAATGGGTAATGGGTAATGGATAGTGGTCGTGCGTTGATTGCTGGTTTAATGCTACTTCCGTTTTGTTTTGCTCTGATCCGGTCAGCGGTAATCCGGTTGGCGGGTTGAGCAATTTCAGTTTTCATCTTGTTCTATCCGGTTCTTTTTTCTGAAATTCAGTGTATCATCTCTTTGAACAGGAAGTTTTTTTCAACAATCATAATTGCAGTCTGTCAGATGAAAAAATTGTTTTTAATCTTTATTATCCTGCTTGCAGGATGTACCGGCATTCCACAGGGAATCACGGTTGTTGAGGATTTTGCTCTTGATCGGTATCTTGGAACCTGGCATGAAATTGCCCGTCTCGATAACCGGTTTGAAAAGGAGCTTGATCCGGTATCAGCAACCTACTCGCTTGCTCCGGACGGCAGCGTCAAAGTGGTGAACAAGGGGTTTGACCTGAAAAAACAGGAGTGGAAAACCATAGAAGGGCGTGGCGTTTTTCTCGATGACAGGAATACCACTCAAGGTGCTTTGAAGGTTTCCTTTTTCGGCCCTTTTTATGCAAGCTACAATGTTATTGATCTCGACAGCGCTGGTTATCGCTGGGCAATGGTGTGCGGTCGCGACAAATCATATTTCTGGATTTTATCCAAAGATACCGTTATGGAGCCAGCTCAGCTCAAGGCGCTGGTTGCGAAAGCGGCAACGTTGGGTTTTGATATGGCGAGGCTGCGCTATCCTGGCAGGCAGAATCCGTAAGGATGGCTTAATTGATGGTTGCGTTCGTTCTTTGTTGTCTGTTTTAATGGACAACGATGTTCAGCCGCGAAAGGAATAATTTTATACGAAGGATGCTCTATGGCCATTATGACAGAGTTTTTAAATTTGATTGTGCCTGTTTCTGTGATTGAAGAGAAGTATCCCGGGGGATGGGAACGTTGTTTGCAAGACCACAAGGTTGCCATTGGCGCCCGTGTCTGGTTTGACGACTTCCTCTTCCGTGACGGAGCGATGAACCCGACGGCAATGCTGCAGCTGCTCAATGAGTGGTGGAAATTAGGTTTTGAGTGTTACGCAGAAAAAGATGGAAAAAAATACTGGAAGGATGTCTGTGTTTATGAGGGTTCGCTCGAAGGTACGCCTATGCCATGCGATTGGTTGGCTGAGGATCCGGAGAGCCGGAGCGTTTATCTGAAAGGTACCGCAATGGGTGAGATTAAAGGGCGTGACTGGGACTTGATCGATGACTGGGAGGCGTTACCGTTTCCCGAAAACGGACGTTAAGAAGCGGGCTCCTTTTTTCAGAGAGGAAGTCTGTACTCTTCAAGAATAACCCTGACATGTCGGGGAACCAGTGTTTCCAGATGTTCCGGATAGCGGAATTTTACATAGTAGTAGTGCCTGATCAGATGAAAATCGACCGAGTAGCGGGCAAATCCTTTTCCTTTCGGGCCGATCATTCCAAACACTCCGGCAAGAGTGTGTCCGAACCAGACGGGAATTTTTCTTCTGCTTGAATACTCCTTATCCAGTTCTTTCATGCTTTCGATGATGCGTTTCGAGCTGCTTTGAACAAATGAGCGGCACTCCCGGTTACCGAACTCCTCAAAACGATCCAGTTCGGCTTCGATCAGTTTCGGCAGTTTTTTTCCTGTTTCAGTTCGAACCAGCACCCACTGCCGGTTCTGGTCAGGCAGCAATTTTGCCTCGAGATAGCCGACGGTAATGTCGGCAAGGCTGTTGAGATCGTCAACGCAGCTCATGCATGCCGGAGGGAAAATACCGGGGTTTGCGAGCTCTTCCGGAAGGCTGAAGAAGGGAATTTTTTCAACCCTGCCGCCATCGTGCCGGATGTGAATTCTGAAATCCTGCATGAACTCGATATGGCGTGCGGTATCGGGCGATTGCGACATTCTTTTGAGAACCCATGGCCACTTTGACCGTGCGATGTTGTCAACGCAGGGAATTCCTATGGTCAGGATCTCCATCTCTTTGAAGTAATCAAATCGCTCCTGGAAATCGCGGAGGGTATGCAGGTGACAGGCTGCTCCGATGACAAGAATTTTTTTCATTCCCTGACGAGAGGCTGTTTGCAGGGAGTAGAGAACATGGGAAAGCACCGGTTTGTTGCCTCTGGTGGAATGGATCTCATCGAAGCTCTGAGCAAGAACAGGCTGCGAGAAAAAATGATGGTCGGGTGTACGCTGCAGCGACACGACTCCCTCAACAAGCTTTTCTTTAAAACCCCGCGTTGCCATTCGGGTAATCATACCGCTCCATTGCGATCCGGGTATCGGTTTTTTCAGTTGAGCCGTAAAAGCGGTCAAGAGTAACGTCGAATCGCATCTCAACCGGATCATCCAGACTTCGTTCCCGTTCGAAAAGTTGTACCTCTCTTTTGCCGAGCCTTTTTTTTTGCGATTTTTGCCCTGTTCAGCGCAGGGTGCTCACCGCTGGTCACGTTATCCCAGCTCCGTCATATGTTGCAACTCCCACATCCTCCGATAAAGCCCGTTACCGGCCATCAGCTCGCTGTGCACGCCTTGCTCGACAATCTTTCCCTTTTCAAGCACAAAAATCCGGTGATACTTTTCCATCGCCTTTAACCGGTGGGTAATCGTTATCAGCGTTTTTCCTGCACTGATGGCAGTCAGCGTCTCCGTTACCTCTTTTTCCGTTATGCCGTCGAGGTTGGCCGTTGCTTCGTCGAGAATCATGATCGGCGCACGTTGCAGCAGGATTCGTGCGATGGCGATTCGTTGGCGCTCTCCTCCGCTGAGTTTCATGCCGTGCTGGCCGCACCATTCGTCGAGCTTTGAGGCGAAGTGGCTGAGTCCGGCGGCAGTGAGAGCTTTTTTAAGATCGTCATCAGTAGCCCCCGGGGCGGCAAGGGTCAGGTTTTCACGGATGGTTTCTGCAAACAGGTAGGTTTTCTGCGAGACGAGAGCGATGTTTCGGCGCAACTCTTCGGGATCAAAGAGGGTGATGTTATGGCCACCGATGTTGATGCATCCTTCGCGGCTGTTCCAGAATCGCATGAAGAGCGCGGTGATGGTCGATTTTCCTGCGCCGCTCGGGCCAACGATGGCGATGTGCTCTCCGGGGAGAACGCTGAAAGAGAGGCTGTCGAGCGCTTTGGCTGTGCTGCCGGGGTAGGTGAAACTGAGCCTCTTTACCTGAATGGCATGCTCTGACGGAAAAGGGATGGGATTGGCCGGCGCGATTGTCTCCGGTTTGGCGTCGAGGATTTCAAAGAGGCGCTCTCCGGCGTGTTGATCGGCTTCGATGTGCTTGATGGTGGATGGCAGCGGCAGAAAAGGCTCAAATGAGGCCATGACGGCGAGGGTAATGACGGAGAGTGCAATTCCGTTGGCCGTGGCGCCGGATGAGATGGATGGAATGAGCGTCCAGAGAATCGTGATGACAGCGCCGTTCATGAGGAGGCCTGTGAGCGATTCGTGCAGTCCTTCTATGACAGCGTTTTTTCTCTGGAGCTGGAGTTTGCCTGTTTCGGCGCTCTGCATGGCTGCAAGGTGCGCAGGTAAATTACCGTAAAGCTGTAACTCTCCGATGCCCTGAATGAGATCAAGAGCCAGCACCTGTTCTTCTGCTTTGTGTTTCATAATGCCGACCGAGATGCCACGGCTCAACTGCATGGTGAGGATCGGCACTCCTATGCCTGCAAGGGTGTGAAAGCAGAGGATGATCATCGCTGCCGATACGGAATAACTGCCGAGGAGAAACCACATCAGTGCGGTTACAAGCAGTGCTGTGAGCGGTGGGCCGAGTACTCTGGTGTAGATGTTTTCAAGGCTCTGGATGTCGTCGACAACCCGTTGCAGCAGATCGCCGCTTTTGAAGTGCATGAGGCGTGCCGGCGCCAGGGGCTCAATGGCGTCGTAAAACCAGAGACGCAGTTTTGCGAGGATTTTAAAGGTGATGTTGTGCGAGATGAGGCGTTCAGCGTATCGAAATGCGCCTCGGGCGAGACCGAAAAACCGCACGCCGGCAATGCCGACCTGGAGCGCTACCATCGGTGGTTGCAGCGCTGCTTTGGCGATGATATAGGCGGAGGTCATCAGGAGCCCGATGCCGCTGCCTGTAGTGGCAAAACCGATGAACGCGGCCAGAGCCATCCACCAGAGGTATGGTTTGACCAGTGCGACGAGTCGAAAAAAGGTTTTCATGATACGCTCTCCTGTTGCAGAAGCAGAGCTTCCTGGTAAAATCCTCCCTTGGCGATCAGCTCATCGTGTGTGCCGGACTGGGTGATTTTTCCTTCGCTGATGACAATGATCTGTTCGGCGGATCGTATGGTTTCGAGCCGATGAGCGATGATGACGGTGGTTCTTCCTCTCATCAACTCCTGAATGGAGTTTCGAAGTACAGTTTCAAGTTCAGGGTCGGTGTGCGATGTTGGTTCGTCGAGCACAAGCAGCGGAGCATTTTTAAGAAATGCACGGGCGAGTGCTACCCGCTGCGCCTCTCCTCCGCTCAGTCGCGCACCCTCTTCGCCGATCATGGTCTCAAGTCCCTGGGGAAGCGTTTTTATAAAGGTGGCAAGGCCGGTTTTTTTCAGAGCGATCTCCATCTCTTCTGATGACGCATCTCTTTTCGCAAGGAGGATATTCTCTCGCAGGGTGGCATTAAACAGGTAGGGGTGCTGGGGTACCCATGAAATTTGTTTGTGCCAGGCTTCAAGAGGGATGGCATGAATCGGGTTGTCGTTGATCGTGATGCTTCCTTTGCCGGGATCCTGAAAGCGGAGAAGCAGGTTTATGAGGGTACTCTTTCCTGAACCGCTCGGGCCGATAATGGCGGTTGTTTTTTCGGCAGGAATGGTGGCATTGATGCCTTCAAGCGCTGGTCGCGAGCTACCGGGGTAGGTGTAGCTGACGTCGGAGAAGTGAATCGGACTTTTTTTGGCGCCTTCCTGCACGGCAAAGTCGACCTGCTGCACAGCAGAAGGCGCACTCTGGTCGAGGATGGCAAAGAGCTCCTTCGAGGCGCTTACTCCTTCCATTCCTGCATGAAATTTTGTTCCGAGCTGGCGCAGCGGGAGGTAGAAGTCAGGGGTGAGAATTAACACAAAGAGCGCGTGTTGAAAGGTGAGGTGACCGGTCATAAGGCGAAGGCCGATCCCGACGGCAACGATGGCTGTGCCGATGGTGCCGACCAGTTCGAGTGTCAGTGAGGAGAGAAATGCGACTTTCAGCACGTTCATGGTGGCATGGCGGAAGGTTTCGCCGGACTTTTCGAAGGCGTCGTGCTGTCGCTGGCTCTGCGCAAAGAGTTTGAGCGTCGGCAATCCTTGCAGCACATCAAGAAAGAACCCGCTCATTCGGCTCATGGTTTTCCACTGTTTGTCGGTCATGGCGCTGGCCGATTTTCCGATGAGAATCATGAAAAGGGGGATAAGCGGTGCGGTGATGAGCAGGATGCCGCCGGAGATCGGGTCGCCCT
This region includes:
- the recJ gene encoding single-stranded-DNA-specific exonuclease RecJ translates to MKRYRWKLLMPDEQMVSHLSGAINVSTPLSRALCNRGIATFDEAKDFFRPSIHQLPSPFLFKDMLRAVDRVADALEKREKIMLYGDYDVDGTTGTALLYLFLQERGAEVSYYINDRFTEGYGLSREGIETAVARNTGLIITVDCGIRAEEQILLCNDHGIDVIICDHHEPHELPPAYAILNPKLGDCSYPFRELCGCGVAFRFIQAIAEQLDTGMESWQKYFDLVAIATAADMVVLEKENRTYVREGLQRIRTSPRSSLAQMLGIMNVDADMMSMFTIAFGIAPRINAAGRMESATLAVKWLLSDSVEDSQQHAGELEQLNALRRKIDAEIFIQAEKMIAGHFASYCSSIVLYDEEWHLGVLGIVASKMLEKYYLPTVIMGNMNGLVKGSVRSVDGLNIYEVLQECGEYLEQFGGHNQAAGITLRPENLAGFRKRFDEICRDLQPVELRQKEVLIDSVLALEDVTDKFMNVLAEFAPYGYGNREPLFVSDQVLLQGRPRLLKERHVKFSVRDKHDRIFDVIGFDRRDIYEDLAASNTPVVAMVYSLEKRSWNNREHWQIRLKDLSITQDQPWKE
- a CDS encoding lysylphosphatidylglycerol synthase transmembrane domain-containing protein yields the protein MAKINSRTIKLLKTLIQLLVTCLALFLVLTKTDIAQLAGIIRKADPWYLLLALLFFNISKILNALRLNRFFKVIGIRLSASYNLKLYYLGMFYNLFLPGGIGGDGYKIYVLKKNHSLKTINVFNAVLWDRICGIVALIVLSLILLLQSSFAAKLPDLVPYAWGLLILLYPFALLLNKLFYRQFIPVFAVTTLESLIIQSTQVISALFILKAISSTTHIIDYLSIFLMSTVATILPITIGGAGAREITFYYLLDYIHLETSTGVALSLIFFGISAISSLAGILGRTRHEKSLPSAEDSTPSMADPE
- a CDS encoding glycosyltransferase family 2 protein, with the protein product MKLSVVIPVMNEEKSIKPLFDALAAALGSVDHEIILVDDGSTDGTVAEIEAFAPPNARLVVLNKNYGQTTAMAAGIDSAHGELIATLDGDLQNDPGDIPMMMSYLYDHDLDVIAGRRANRKDGMVLRKIPSAIANAIIRNITGVHIHDYGCTLKIFKKDVAKNLGLYGELHRFIPVLVQLYGAKMEEVDVRHHPRQFGESKYGIGRTFKVLSDLLFMVFFQKYSQKPMHLFGTLGFSTLFLGLAINLYLVALKILGHEIGGRPLLTLGVILTFIGIQLITTGFIAEFIMRTYYESQNKKPYIIKKIVGKD
- a CDS encoding ArnT family glycosyltransferase → MLPERQNYNKIIHASIVGVLVIASFFYGLGSGPLFDVDEGAFSEATREMLATKNYLTTYLNGVPRFDKPILIYWFQALSVTLFGMTEFAFRLPSALASAIWAGAIYLFARKELGSRRAFLAAALMILSLQVTIIAKAAIADALLNCFLAVSMFAVYRHLTTGSKPARNLAFAAIGLGVLTKGPIAMLIPLAVSFLFSLQQRSLKKWLTTVLNPTGIIIFLLIVMPWYTLEYLDQGMAFIQGFFFKHNINRFNSSLEGHSGSLFYYFPVILLGLMPFTGLLFTTLFNLKKLLAEPLNIFLAIWFGFVFIFFSLSGTKLPHYMIYGYTPLFLLMARVFDSGKHPKLLVVWPLLFITLLGALPYALPMAMERIDDAYITAILHDARIILDSTYLMVIGVSGLLLVATITIPVLKASGRLIAQGVVLTLLVNLFLMPIAAELLQIPVREAAILARKEGYKVVMWKVYYPSFFVYSETFAERRAPEKGDIVLTTVKYLPGFDNPDVLYQKHGIVLVNNK
- a CDS encoding phosphatase PAP2 family protein; translated protein: MTSRRFWIPAAASSVLLIIFCYLYVDIPTALLMRQSNDSTFFSFFSGITILGQSEWYLVPGFLLFILFRNGQKHAASAGLFVFSTVALSGLAADLIKYILGRARPKLYLNDGMYGMDFFRWEHAWTSFPSGHSATAFSAAAALSLLFPRFRLFFFTAAILIAFSRIAINKHYISDVLAGSLLGLASTAFLYQRYFMTHCNAAGETKL
- the purU gene encoding formyltetrahydrofolate deformylase, which encodes MELNAEDEIILLLSCPDRPGLVSRITGFICDRGGNILNLNEHVDTGDKTFFIRIAWSIESSPLSLDELERAFMPLALELGAAWKIRESGKKTRMAIFVSKYDHCLQEILWRHSMGEFAIDIALIVSNHPDLKPLADHYGIDYHLFETDRKSKADVERDELALLEQYGIDTVVLARYMQILSPHFVERYPSRIINIHHSFLPAFVGGNPYRQAYERGVKIIGATSHYVTEDLDEGPIIEQDIIRITHKDRLADLIRKGRDLERMVLARAIRFHAEHRILVNGKKTVVFE
- a CDS encoding cation diffusion facilitator family transporter; translation: MANNAVSAGDHHHHSDGHDHVHHHAAKNIKTAFFLNLGFTLVEIIGGFITGSTAILANAVHDLGDSFALGQAWYFERLSGEKSNARYSYGYKRFSLLGALISTVFLLGSSLFVLAGAVPRILHPHHPDAGGMILLAVIGVAVNGIAMARLSKESGMNARVVALHLLEDVLGWLTVLLVGIVLIFWNLPVLDPVLAVLITLYILRGVVKNLMAQIPVFLQAVPAELDLSAISAEIEAMSTVRAVHHAHIWSLDGSHNVFTVHLEVERMLDAEDYMQLKDRIKTLVKQHGIYHSTVEIEFPGEICRNMPDAGTG